The Terriglobales bacterium genome contains a region encoding:
- a CDS encoding HAD family hydrolase: MAFLAEEESFYSRYSWSINAFPRLNEVAERLASELNKLDHVNGWQYSEVAINIFLLSCTITDTIDDYLLGTVFDFSKLAKVLPLAGPAIRAAHKGLAWRSSTRLLFLARLVRWKQVWANTVTDFIEHALVNNTDRSSALRQRDQLKELLPARFGKTVGCLRPKIPAFFRSRDFATPDCLELARKFMLDFADPVRPAIVVGLRTAGSFLAPLTCAYLRAKDTDARWIAIRPSKGITGSEQRELERAASQRCRALIADESVHSGQTLAKTITILRRAGFAEADIVVLNPVEPALPDWKSSRLLQSLPKIRVVSLEPAERYKCRVLDSISKMQVLLDEYFKARGYSDVRVVSGGEFKNLNSTWRDRPPERVDHRLKRIYEVHVKHSNGSEEVRYVLAKSVGWGWLGYHSFIAGHRLGQWTAPIVGLRDGILFSEWLPQGKTQAVSSLNSTGIVDYLASYVAARAKHLWLRDDPALDLVTEDRHKGLELLSGYLIRAYGSRIVAAAKRPWLRRRLAEQNRFLPVMTDSRMTPGDWLTGDVPKKADFEHHCFGKNELGITDPAFDLATAMLEFGLSDADSQCLVKRYIQESGDTNVDERLFFNKFLAGIRAQSLADHDLTQPRLFSVRGEANRQYISAWNFLVKESIKECGRLCSKPKDIYWHTPLVVADIDGVLDRMVFGVPCTTAAGIKALSLLHAHHFCIAVNTARTLSEVKQYCREYSFAGGVAEYGAVVWDALSDRQRVLVDKDSLEELERTRDAFRRIPGCFLNDDYLYSLRVFTYQNGRTAPVPALLAQDLLSELGADRLRIHHTGLDTAIVAKNIDKGVGLLAMLDLVGLPKTDVAAIGDSEPDLAMFRVANRSFAPGNVTCRKEAELLGCSIARSSYQPGLLEIAKRIAHPNGSSCDRCRDIERNWPKEKNLFISLIEAADQKPLPLLLRNLHSLSFLAPFKK, translated from the coding sequence GTGGCTTTTCTTGCCGAGGAAGAATCGTTCTATAGCCGGTATTCGTGGAGCATAAATGCGTTTCCCAGATTGAACGAAGTCGCCGAGCGGCTCGCATCGGAATTGAATAAACTCGATCATGTCAACGGTTGGCAGTACTCAGAAGTAGCGATAAATATTTTTCTTTTGTCCTGCACAATCACCGACACCATCGATGACTACCTACTAGGAACTGTCTTTGATTTTTCAAAGCTGGCCAAAGTTCTGCCTCTGGCTGGCCCGGCAATTCGGGCGGCGCACAAGGGCCTTGCATGGCGGAGCAGCACTCGGCTGTTGTTCTTAGCGAGGCTGGTTCGATGGAAGCAGGTATGGGCGAATACAGTAACTGACTTTATTGAGCATGCGCTTGTCAACAATACGGATCGATCATCGGCGTTAAGGCAACGTGATCAGCTCAAAGAACTGCTGCCGGCTCGATTTGGAAAAACAGTTGGATGCCTGCGTCCAAAGATCCCAGCATTTTTCCGTTCCAGAGACTTTGCAACTCCTGACTGTCTCGAACTAGCGCGCAAATTCATGCTTGACTTTGCCGATCCGGTCCGTCCTGCCATTGTGGTCGGATTGCGTACGGCTGGTTCATTTCTGGCACCGTTGACTTGCGCTTACCTCAGAGCTAAAGATACGGATGCGCGTTGGATTGCTATTCGACCGTCAAAGGGAATTACAGGCTCGGAGCAGAGAGAGCTCGAGCGCGCCGCGAGCCAAAGGTGCCGCGCGTTGATCGCCGACGAGTCGGTCCACTCGGGACAAACGCTGGCGAAGACAATCACAATCCTTCGCAGAGCCGGCTTTGCTGAAGCGGATATAGTTGTCCTAAATCCTGTTGAGCCGGCACTTCCCGATTGGAAGAGTTCGCGCCTCCTTCAATCCCTTCCAAAAATTCGCGTAGTAAGCCTTGAACCTGCCGAGCGTTACAAATGCCGCGTGTTGGATTCTATTTCCAAGATGCAAGTACTGCTCGACGAGTACTTTAAAGCACGCGGCTATTCGGATGTTCGCGTCGTCAGCGGCGGTGAATTCAAAAACCTGAATTCGACCTGGCGAGATCGACCTCCCGAGCGTGTTGATCACCGCCTCAAAAGAATTTACGAGGTCCATGTCAAACACTCGAACGGATCAGAGGAAGTTCGCTATGTTCTTGCGAAGAGCGTCGGCTGGGGATGGCTAGGCTATCACTCATTTATTGCAGGTCACCGATTGGGTCAATGGACTGCGCCTATTGTCGGACTTCGCGACGGAATTCTGTTTTCCGAGTGGCTACCGCAAGGAAAGACCCAGGCTGTCTCAAGTCTGAACAGCACAGGCATCGTTGATTACCTCGCCAGCTATGTTGCGGCACGAGCGAAACACCTTTGGCTAAGAGATGACCCCGCGTTGGACTTGGTAACCGAAGATCGGCACAAGGGTCTGGAACTTCTATCGGGTTATCTGATTCGAGCTTACGGATCTCGTATCGTCGCGGCTGCAAAACGACCATGGTTGCGGAGGCGACTTGCAGAACAGAATCGCTTCTTGCCCGTAATGACCGATAGCAGGATGACGCCCGGTGATTGGCTTACAGGCGACGTTCCGAAAAAAGCCGACTTTGAACATCATTGCTTTGGAAAAAACGAGCTCGGCATTACCGATCCTGCTTTTGATCTGGCAACAGCTATGCTTGAGTTTGGCCTGTCGGATGCGGATTCTCAATGCCTGGTCAAGCGCTACATCCAGGAGAGCGGCGACACAAATGTGGACGAGCGGCTCTTCTTCAATAAATTTCTCGCAGGTATACGCGCGCAAAGCCTTGCAGATCACGATTTAACTCAACCGCGCTTATTTTCCGTTCGAGGTGAAGCAAATCGCCAATATATCTCTGCGTGGAATTTCCTGGTGAAAGAATCAATAAAGGAGTGTGGAAGACTCTGCAGCAAACCGAAGGACATCTATTGGCATACGCCATTGGTCGTCGCTGATATCGACGGAGTCCTCGATCGCATGGTATTCGGAGTTCCCTGCACAACTGCGGCCGGCATCAAAGCACTCTCCCTGCTGCACGCTCATCATTTCTGTATCGCCGTCAATACAGCACGAACGCTTAGTGAGGTTAAGCAATACTGCCGAGAATACAGTTTTGCTGGCGGGGTGGCTGAGTATGGCGCAGTTGTGTGGGACGCACTTTCGGATCGACAACGGGTGCTCGTCGACAAAGATTCTCTAGAGGAGTTGGAAAGAACGCGAGACGCCTTCCGACGAATTCCCGGATGTTTCCTCAACGACGATTATCTGTATTCGCTCCGAGTATTCACTTACCAGAACGGCCGTACAGCTCCGGTTCCCGCACTCCTCGCTCAAGACTTACTCTCGGAGCTTGGAGCCGACCGGCTTCGGATACATCACACGGGCCTGGATACTGCAATTGTTGCGAAGAACATCGACAAAGGTGTTGGATTGCTTGCAATGCTGGATCTCGTCGGCTTGCCCAAAACGGATGTAGCCGCCATTGGGGACTCCGAACCTGATCTCGCGATGTTCCGCGTTGCGAACCGGTCCTTTGCTCCCGGAAATGTGACGTGTCGGAAGGAGGCTGAACTACTTGGCTGCTCCATCGCACGCTCCTCGTACCAACCAGGCTTGTTGGAGATAGCGAAGCGAATCGCGCATCCGAACGGCAGCTCCTGCGATCGTTGCAGAGACATCGAGCGGAATTGGCCGAAAGAAAAAAACTTATTCATCTCCCTGATAGAAGCTGCCGATCAGAAACCGCTGCCTCTTCTGCTTCGTAACCTGCACTCCCTTTCATTCCTGGCTCCATTCAAGAAGTAA
- a CDS encoding alpha/beta fold hydrolase, translated as MNEEAVRFGPSNSLVGIVAGNPEIAMQDASTAVILLNAGIVHRVGAGRVYVKLARALAGAGFLTLRFDFSGIGDSPVRQDGLAFPKSAVAEAQDAMEFLCKNKGVRRFILLGGCSGARIAFDTACCDSRVVGTLLINFPSIDEDDAGQDPGAANRSALFYYRRFAFFNFGSWRRLLTGRANYQQLARTLSFGIKHLIDEEDETSSLYQDFRSALTGVANRGVRVSFICSEGDHRLDELRSAAAKLLKKLCTERKLTLDVMKDCDHTFSTLADQKRLIEIILMRAQWIISRPTESATRHATVALSALPHQLQS; from the coding sequence CAATCCCGAAATTGCCATGCAGGATGCTTCGACAGCGGTCATCTTACTCAACGCGGGTATTGTGCATCGAGTTGGTGCGGGACGTGTTTACGTCAAGCTGGCACGCGCATTGGCCGGGGCTGGATTTTTGACGCTGCGTTTCGATTTCTCGGGAATCGGTGATAGCCCTGTGCGCCAGGACGGTCTTGCTTTTCCAAAGAGTGCTGTAGCCGAAGCGCAAGACGCCATGGAATTCTTGTGCAAGAACAAGGGCGTTCGCAGATTCATTCTGCTGGGGGGATGCTCGGGAGCCAGGATCGCTTTTGATACTGCGTGTTGCGATTCTCGCGTAGTTGGAACGCTTCTAATTAACTTTCCTTCGATCGACGAAGATGATGCTGGGCAAGACCCTGGCGCCGCTAATCGGAGTGCGTTGTTCTACTATCGCCGGTTTGCCTTTTTTAACTTCGGGAGTTGGCGGCGACTGCTCACAGGGAGAGCCAATTACCAACAACTCGCGCGAACTCTATCGTTCGGCATCAAGCATTTGATCGATGAGGAAGACGAAACGTCGTCCCTCTACCAGGACTTCCGTTCTGCCTTGACGGGCGTGGCCAATCGAGGCGTTCGCGTCAGCTTCATTTGTTCGGAAGGCGATCACCGCCTCGATGAGCTTCGATCGGCAGCCGCCAAATTGCTAAAGAAGCTCTGCACCGAGCGCAAATTGACTCTCGATGTCATGAAAGATTGCGATCATACATTTAGCACTCTTGCCGACCAGAAGCGCCTCATCGAGATCATTTTGATGCGAGCGCAGTGGATCATATCAAGACCAACTGAATCAGCGACACGCCATGCAACTGTCGCTCTGTCTGCATTGCCGCATCAGCTTCAGTCTTAA